GCGCAACAATTCGGCGTCCACCAACGGCTGCACGAACCCGTTGCGCTTGGGCCAGCCGAATCGTGAATCCGGCGGCGCCATTTCGGCGAGCACGCGCCGCTTGGCGTCGTAGAACCGCAGGATCTGATTCGGGACGGTGTGCGGCAGCACGTGTTCCACCAGTCCGATGGACTGGAAGGTCCGCAGACCTTCGTCGTCGAGGCCCACCCCCCGGGGATAGTCGATCAGCGTGGCGCGCTCCTCAGCCACCAGGGTCCGGACACCCTGCAGGCCAAGGATATTGGCCAAGGTCAGACCGACCGGCCCGGCACCGACCACCAGTACGTCGACGTCCGTCCCGTGTCCGTCGCCGGCCATCAGCGGTCCAGCAGGAAGTCGAGATGCAGGCGGTTGAACGTCTTGGCGTCCTCGTACTGAGGCCAGTGACCACAACCCGGCATCACCTCGAACCGGGCGCCGGGGATCATCGACGCCATGCGACGTCCCTCGGGCACGTCGGCGGTGGGATCATCGCTGGTCCACAGGACCAGCGTCGGCGCGGTGATGGACCCGTATTCGTTTGGCCCCAGCAGGTTTCGGGCCCGGATCTCGGGGTCTTGCAGCGCCATGATGTCGCGCATCGCCGCCACGAAGCCCGGTTGCCGGTAGATGCGTTGCCGGCTGGCGACCAGGTCGTCGTAGTCCTTGGACTTGTCCGCCATCAACCACTTGATGCGGGCCTGCACGGTCTCCCACGTCGGATCCTCCGCGGCGGCCATGGACAACGTGATGATTCGTTTCATCACCGCCGGGTCCGCCTGCGAGCCGCCGGCGGTATTGAGGACCAACCGGTCGATGATGTCTGGGTGGTCGATGGCGGCACGGGCGGCCACCCAGCCGCCCAGCGATTCGCCGCTCAGATGAATGCGGTCGGCTCCGATGGTGCGCACCACCGCCATCAGGTGTTCGAC
This genomic stretch from Mycobacterium paragordonae harbors:
- a CDS encoding alpha/beta fold hydrolase — protein: MTEFESVWSDLQGVPFSQGYLSAGGVRTRYLQAGEPGQPVLILLHGSGGHAEAYVRNLAAHAEHFWTWSIDMLGHGYTDKPGHPLEIRHYVEHLMAVVRTIGADRIHLSGESLGGWVAARAAIDHPDIIDRLVLNTAGGSQADPAVMKRIITLSMAAAEDPTWETVQARIKWLMADKSKDYDDLVASRQRIYRQPGFVAAMRDIMALQDPEIRARNLLGPNEYGSITAPTLVLWTSDDPTADVPEGRRMASMIPGARFEVMPGCGHWPQYEDAKTFNRLHLDFLLDR